Part of the Pedobacter roseus genome is shown below.
TGGACATTTCAACCTTTTCTGATCTGTTTCCTGTTATTAATGACTGTAAAGGTAAAGGCGCAAGATCAAACTGCCGTCCCCAAGATATCGGTAGGCTTTGTCATGGGCTTTCCGACCGGTAAGACGGCTAAAACTTATGTCAACGGATATGGGGCATCAACAAAGGTGGAATTCAAGGTTTCGGAGCACCTCAACCTAACCGGATCTGCGGGCTATATGACTTTCCGCTACAGGGATGAGGTAAAAAAACGTCTCGATTATTTAGGAGAGCCAACAAGCATGAATGGTGTTGTTCCAATTAAAGTCGGAGCAAAATATTACTTTGAAGGTATCTATTACGCTGCCCTTGAGCTTGGTGCAGCAAATACTCTTGGAGACCGGCTGAATACCTCTTTTGCCTACGGACCGACTTTGGGTGCCAGCATTCCAATTTCGAAGCATTATAGTGCAGATCTCGGCCTTCGTTATGAGGGTTGGAAAAGCAGCGGAGGGCAGGTTTCCTTTTTTGGACTTCGTTTGGCTCTGGCAATTTCAGGAACTAAAAAATAATAGGCAAAATATTTAACTAAAATTTAAATTATGACAGAGAAAAATATTTCACAACCATTTGAAACTTTTGACCATAATAAATCCTCAGCAAAGGGTGGAGATAACGCATATCACCCCGCAAACCAAGATAGAGAGGTTTTATTGCGTTACCTGCTGGAGCGGTTGAACCTGGAAACCGGCCATCTCAATGAGAAGCGAAAATTGAGGAAGTAGGGGCCTTTTTAGACCTTTAAAAAAACATTCGTAGGAATGGCAAATCAGATTTATTATAACCAGGGGCAACCCACAATATGCATGACAAATGGAAAAGATGATATATCTTTTGGAAAATGATGAGGGTATAACCGAAGTATTACAGCTTCTTTTTAACAGTGAGGGGTACGGGGTTTCCGCGTTTTCTTCGGTAAGCTCGTTTATGGCAGGGCTAAGTGATCATGTTGCAGATCTTTTTCTGCTGGATGTTATGCTCCCCGATGGAAACGGCATTGAAGTCTGCAGTTACCTGAAGTCCTTAGAGAAAACCCGGAATGTTCCGATTATCATGATGAGTGCTCATGCGGACCGTTATGACATCAGAAGGGGCTGCGCTGCAGAGAATTTTATTAAAAAGCCTTTCGATATTCACGACCTGCTGCGTTTGGTAGCGAAACATATTTGACCGGTGATAAAGTACGGGTTCTCTCAAGTTTGGTATTCGTGCTCACAATCAGTGTTTCCATGTCAGAGATCCGCTAAGTCGTTCTTACAAGATATATCAACAAAAGCATGCTTGAAATGAAAATAACCACGGTAAGGACTTTGATGAGTGTAGAGGAATGGTAATAACTGCCTTGATTAATAAGTGTATGAGTTTTTTGATAGCGCATAAATGCCAGGATGATGGTCAGTGCGCCTACCCCGACAAGAAGTATTCCTATCCTCTGTGAGTTGCCGGTTTGGTGTACGACGGCTTTGGCCCCAAGAGCGAGAGTGATCTGCTTGATAAAAAGTGAAAACTTTACCACCACAAAACCAAAGCCCATAATTCCTATGCTAGTTCTTATCCAGGCAAGAAAAGTCCGTTCGTTGGCCAGATGGTCACCAGTGTTTGATTTAGGAATGGCTTGTTCTTCTTTTTCCATTATTGATAATATTGGTTGACGGATCACCGCATGCCTGATTAACAAAATTTTATCAATGCTGTTTGGGCGAGTACTGTTTTAATTATGTAGCTTTTCGATAAATTCCCTAGCATTTTTAAATGCGTTACTCCGCACAGCACATACGATGATAGACAATTTTGTCGAACCTTTTGAATTTTAGTGTTGCCGGCATAAGCCATTGATATTTAAACATGACAATAATTTTCGGCGTTTGCGGCCCCGGGTGAAATGGATCCGGCACAACTGATCCTAATCTTTGCATCGTATCGAAATACCAATTTGCACCTTTTAAAGATTCACTGCCGTTTTGGTTTTTACATTAGGGATGAACGATTACCCATCCTTCCGCCGAACGGATGATGATCTCTCCGTTGCCGCTTGGCACATAGCTGATGAAATCGAAGAGATCTGACTTATCGATTTTCCGCTCGCGAACGGTATTCTCGCACTGCGCCAGAATTACGCCCTTTGACTTTAGCAAATTAAGCTGCTCAAGGAACTTTCCATCCTTGCGATAAACCGCCACGCCATCCCCGAAGGCGATAAGCTCAACCTCCAGTTTTCCCTTCAATCTTGGATCCTCCAAAGCATTGTTGATGTTCCTGAGTGTTCCCGAAATATGTTTTTCCTCGGCACTGTTAAGTACATATAGCGCTTTATATGATTTCTTTTTTGCAACAGCACCCGTAAACGGTTTTTTTGTCTCCTGTGCAGATACATTGGTGGTGATGACCATCATGATGACAAGCTGGAGTAAGATCAGTAATTTTTTCATGTTTCTATTTTTTCTGTTTTATAGGTGCGTGCTGTTCAGCCATGTCAATAAAGGGACCATATTTATGCTGCTTTTCGCTAAAGTGATCTGCATATGGCCCGAAGGGATAATCTATTGGCTTTGTGTACAGGTTTTTATAGTCGTTTTTGGAATCCAGGTGCGGTCTGGGCTGCGCATTCACAAATGCAGCTACGTCCCAGGCTTCCGCATCCGTTAAGTTCGGATCTTTGTAGGTGGCGCCATAAGGCATGTTGTTTTTGACAAATCCTGCAAAATTTCCAAGCCTGAACATTCCTGCACCATCGTTATAGCTGTCCCTGCCCCAAAGGGGAGGGTACATATATCCTTTTCCATCAGGTGAGGCAACGCCTTTGCCCGTTTCTCCATGACAGCTGCTGCATTTGGAGGCATATACCATTTTCCCCTTCAGGGGATCTGCAGGCACATCCAGATATGGGATTTTTTTTACCGAATTATCCGCAATGGAATGTGCGGCATCCTGTTTTTTTCCAACCCATTTTAAATAGGCCAACATGGCGACCATTTCCCTGGAATTTCTTCCCGGAGCTTTGCCGTTCATGCTTCGCTCGAAGCACTCATTAATCCGTTCAAAGGCTTCTTCCTTTCTACCGCTTCTTGCGCTCATTTTTGGAAAACCTGCATAAAAGATGGAGAAATTATTCGCAAAGGGCCTGGTTCCTGCATCCAAGTGGCAGTTCTGACAATTCATACCATTAGTCAGCTTTCCTACGATACCCTGCGGCCCTAAATAGTATGCCGTACGGACAATCAAATCCCGGCCATACCTGATCAGATCCGCATCAGCTTTGCCCTGAAGCTGCATCGTATCAGGCGCCTTCCAATATTCGGGTTTAGCAACACGGCGCTCTAAAGGTTTTATTTGATTCTTTTGAATGGATGGATTAGGCTTATCCGCATAGAAACTTTTTGGAAGATGAAATCCGCTGAGTGCTAAAACAAGAGAAAACATGATCACAACGAATAGAAATGACGTCCATACGAGATATTTTCCAAACCGGGCAAATACCTGCAGTTTATCCTCGTTGTTTCTTTCTGTTTTCACACTTTTAAAATATTAATTCTGGAAATCCTTAATGGCCTCACCAATATCAAGCACCTTTTGCTTGCCATCAATAACGGATGCAATCAGTGAGCTTGCAGCCGCACTTCTGTATCCACCGGCGCAGTGTACTGCTACGGGTTGCTCCAGCGGAATTTCGTTTACCCTTTCCCTTAAATTTCCCAGTGGAATATTTATGCTGTTCTCAAAAATACTGTTTTCCATACGCTCTGTCTTGTTCCTCACATCCACAATGGTATATCCATTTTGGTTCTCTTTAAAATTTTGGATATCGATAATCTCATCCGGGACAGTTTCTACTGCGTTTATAAAACCGCCGGCAAGCTGCGTTTCATACCCGATGGATGCGGTCCTCGCGATAAGACTATGCAATGTAGCAAGATTTTCTGCCATAAGATAATAAGGCTCTTCAGGCTTCACAATGCTGCCCAGCCAGGTTTCAAATTTGTTTCCATCCATGATATTTACAGCGCCTTCTATATGTCCCTTCTTAAAAACATCTTCCCTTCGCGTATCGATAATTAGGGCATTTGGTTTTAAGTTTTCACCGGATTCCATGATCTGAACCGCACTTACCGAATCTTCAAACGGTGCTGCGCCTTTCTTGTTCAAGGCCACATCAAAAGGGAAGTAAAATGGAATGAATGGCTGGTTTTCATTTAATGCGCTCACAAAATCGGCCTCAGTCATTTCCTGCAGTGACCAGTTACTTCTTTTTTCAGCACCAATGGTACTGCTATTGGCCTCGCTCAACGCTTTTCCGCAGAGCGTACCTGCCCCGTGTGCCGGATACAGAATCACTTCATCTGAGAGTTTCATCAGTTTGTCCCTTAATGAATGGTACATTTGGGCGGCAAGGAAATTGCGTTCCGCCATTGAATCACCTCCGCTTTCCCTTAAATCCGGCCTTCCGCAGTCACCGATAAAAAGGGTATCTCCGGAAAATAGCGCTTTTTGTTTCCCATCGTGTTCGAGCAAAATACTGATACTATCCGGAGAGTGCCCCGGGGTGTTGATTGCCCTTAAGGTGATCTTTCCCAGGGTTATCGTCTGGTCTTCATCAAATGGGGAAAACAGGTAGGACGGCGTATTGAGTTTGCTGCAATATATTGTTGCGCCGGTCTTATGATGGATTTCAAGATGAGCACTCACAAAATCCGCATGCGGGTGCGTCTCGATAACACCAACTATTTTGGCCTGGTGTTTTTCGGCAAAATGGTAATATGCAGACGGATCCCTGGAGGGATCGATCAATATGATTTCATTCCGGCATTCGCTCAGTACCGCATAGCTGTAATGGGAGAGGTGCTTGTCTTCAAATTGTTCTATTTTCATGTGTTTTTATTTTTGATTAATGTGTTTAACGGTATGATTCCTGCCTTTGCCAGGTTTACATCAAATTTACCCTTTAGCGGTTCTTCGCACTGTAACTTTTGTCACAGCGCCCCAAAATCTTCTCAGCAGTTTCTGCCTGCACTTTCATCATATTTGATCGGAGAGAGGATATGGAGCAAAAGGGTCCTGGCATAGCGGTAGTTGAAGGTGAACAGTAGGATGACCGGAGAAATAGTGGTTGCGATGATTGCCCACTGCTCTTCTTCGCCAAAGATCATGAATGCCAGAATGCCCGCATTGACAAGTTCTGCGACAATGAAAACATAGCTCACATACATCGCTCCGATAAAGAAGCCCGGCTCTATCTCATAGTTCAGGTTGCAGCAGGCAAATTTTTTATTCATCTGATCATATTTCCAATGGAACATGGAATGGGTATATAATTTTCCCTTTCGGCACCTGGGACATCTATGGTCTATTATAGCCCTTAGTTTGCTCATCAGATTCTATTTTATTAATGAGGGAGCTTGCTTTTCATCGCTCCGTATAGATAGGTGCCCAGGAGCGCACCAAGGATGACCACCGCCATACCGGCATATCCGCTCCCAAGGTTGACGAACATGGGGCCGGGACAGGCGCCGGTGAGTGCCCAGCCCAGGCCGAAAATGGTGCCGCCTAGTAGGTATTTTATATAGGCCTTGTCCTTATCGTGGAAGACAATCGGATTTCCGGCCAGATCCTTGGCTTTGAATTTTTTGATCAGCCATACTGCAATTACGCCAAGTACAACGGCCGTACCAATAATTCCATACATATGGTAAGACTGGAAACGGAACATTTCCTGGATCCTGTACCAGGAAACAGCCTCAGACTTGGTCATGATGATTCCGAAAAGTGTTCCTGCAAGAATATATTTTATGAATTTCATTTTTTTTAGATTTAAAAGATAAAAGGCATGATGAGGAAAGTCATGATCAGGCCACCAACAAAGAAACCGATTACGGCTACTAGTGATGGTACTTGCAGATTCGAAAGCCCGGATATGGCGTGACCAGAAGTACAACCGCCTGCATAACGAGATCCAAAACCGACTAATAAACCACCGATGAGTAAAATAGCCAGCGTTTTTAAATCTTTCATTGCTTCCAGTGAAAACAGGCCGGTTGGATTTAACCCACCATCGAACTTAATGCCCAATTGATTTAAATCGGAGATTGTGGCGGATGATAATTTTACGGGAGATGGACTGCTAAGGTAATTTGTAGCAACAAATCCACCTATTACCGAGCCGATAAGGAACATGAGGTTCCAGGTCTGGTCTTTCCATTTAAAATCAAAAAATTTTACTTTCCTGCCTGCTCCGGCTATGCTGCACATCGTTCGCAGGTTTGATGAAAAGCCAAAGGACTTTCCGAAAAAAAGTAGGATGAGCATAATGAGTACGATCATGCTGCCCGAGAAATACCAAGGCCAGGGTTGTTTAATAAAATCAATCATGTTTTTTTAAATGAAATGTTAATATGGGTGTTTTTGTTGTTGTTAAAAGGTAATGCCTGTGGCGGTTTGAGCAAGTAAGTGCTGAATCATTTTAGCAAACTGCCATCCCGAAGAAATCCGGCCGGCAGCGTTGAATAGATCAATATTTCTTGAATATATTTCTTCATTTTGGCCAGGTACCGATACCTCCAACCAGGTTGAATGCTTCCACCCCAAGTTTTCTCATCTCCGATACCGCTGAGGAGGAACGCTTTCCACTTCTGCAATAGAGGAAATACCGCTTGGCCTTATCCAGCTTTGCAAGTTCTAAAGAAAAGGCAGAACCCAGGAAATCGATATATATGGCTGAAGGAAGCGCGCCTGGGGCATATTCAGGCTTTGTCCTTACATCTAAGAGGACTGCGTCACTGCTTTTTGTAAATTCGTTTTTGAAGTGGTAGCCATCGAGGTTGTACGCACCTTTTGAAAAAAAACTGCTGATCATTTGAAGTAGTTTATTCATTGTATTTATTCGTTTCTTATTGCTCTGTATTTTTTTTAAAGCTGCAGAACAGAAAATCCTGCGTGCTTTGCATTGGGGTAGTGTGCTCTTGCGGCCTGCACTCTATTTCGGTAAACCCTTCTCTAAATATCTCGCGCAGCGTTCTTTCACTGTATCTTGAAACGGGCAGGCCACTGCATTTTTCTGGTCCGGTGAGCGAAAAAGTCGCCATGACCAAGTATTCTCCGGTAAACTGACCTGCCGTGTTTGCATAACTATGGATTTCCTCTGATGAATGAAGGAAATGAAAAGTGGCCCGGTCATGCCAGACTGCATAACTTCTTTGCGGCACAAAATCCCTGATGTCTGTCTCGATCCAGTGTATCCTGCCAGACAGTTCTCCAAGCCTTGCCTTTGCCTTTTCCAATGCCCGGGAAGATATATCCACTACGGTAATATCGCTGTAGCCTTCCTGAAGCAAAAAATCCACAAGCAGACTGTCTCCCCCGCCAATATCGATTATCGGAGCAGATTTATCCAGATTGAACCCCGTTATCATCTCCATTGAAACTGTGGGGTAGACCTGCGTCCAGCTGACCTGGTCAGGACTTTTTTCTAAATACACCTTTTCCCAGTGCGATTTTTTCTCATTTTTCATATCCCTTTTATATTAAGGTACTTGGACATACAAATGCTGTAGTCGGAATACATCCGTTTTCCTGTATGGCCTTAAAACCACCAGCCACATCGATGAGGTTGTGGTACCCGCGTGAGCGCATGATGGAATTGAAAATAACAGAACGGTAACCACCTGCGCAGTGAACAAAGTAGGTCTTGGTTTTATCGACGGTGCCGAGGTTTTCGTTGATATAATCCAGTGGAAGGTTGACAGCACCCTCGACATGCTCGCTTAAGTATTCCTTTGTTTTTCTGACGTCCAGAATATTTACCTCCGCTTTTTTGCCGATTTCGGCCAGCCGGGCTACACAAACCGATTTTATCTCGTCGGTTTCCTGACCAGCTTTTTTCCAGGCAACGACGCCGCCATCTAGGTAACCTACTGCACCATCAAATCCTACTCTTGATAAACGGGTGAGCACTTCTTCAATTCTACCCTCATCTGTAATAAGTAAAATAGGATGTTTAATGTCCGGGATTAAAGTTCCTACCCAGGGGGCGAAATTTCCATCGATGCCAATATTTACCGAGTTTGGGAGAAAGCCTTTTATAAAATCCTCTGGAGCTCTTGTGTCGAGAATTACCGCTCCTGTTTCATTTGCAACCCGCTCAAAAGCATCGGGGTTAAGGGCTTGCATGCCTCGTTCTATCACTTTGTTAAAACTATCATATCCATGGATGTTCATCATGACGTTTTCAGGAAAATATGCAGGAGGCGGTAAAAGACCATCAGTAACCTCTTTAATGAATTCGTCTTTGGACATGCCTGCCCTTAGCGCATAATTGGTCTTCTTTTGATTTCCCAAAAGATCGGTGGTCTCTTTGCTCATATTTTTTCCGCATGCGCTACCCGCACCATGTGCAG
Proteins encoded:
- a CDS encoding response regulator, yielding MEKMIYLLENDEGITEVLQLLFNSEGYGVSAFSSVSSFMAGLSDHVADLFLLDVMLPDGNGIEVCSYLKSLEKTRNVPIIMMSAHADRYDIRRGCAAENFIKKPFDIHDLLRLVAKHI
- a CDS encoding YidH family protein; the protein is MEKEEQAIPKSNTGDHLANERTFLAWIRTSIGIMGFGFVVVKFSLFIKQITLALGAKAVVHQTGNSQRIGILLVGVGALTIILAFMRYQKTHTLINQGSYYHSSTLIKVLTVVIFISSMLLLIYLVRTT
- a CDS encoding DsrE family protein; the protein is MKKLLILLQLVIMMVITTNVSAQETKKPFTGAVAKKKSYKALYVLNSAEEKHISGTLRNINNALEDPRLKGKLEVELIAFGDGVAVYRKDGKFLEQLNLLKSKGVILAQCENTVRERKIDKSDLFDFISYVPSGNGEIIIRSAEGWVIVHP
- a CDS encoding c-type cytochrome is translated as MKTERNNEDKLQVFARFGKYLVWTSFLFVVIMFSLVLALSGFHLPKSFYADKPNPSIQKNQIKPLERRVAKPEYWKAPDTMQLQGKADADLIRYGRDLIVRTAYYLGPQGIVGKLTNGMNCQNCHLDAGTRPFANNFSIFYAGFPKMSARSGRKEEAFERINECFERSMNGKAPGRNSREMVAMLAYLKWVGKKQDAAHSIADNSVKKIPYLDVPADPLKGKMVYASKCSSCHGETGKGVASPDGKGYMYPPLWGRDSYNDGAGMFRLGNFAGFVKNNMPYGATYKDPNLTDAEAWDVAAFVNAQPRPHLDSKNDYKNLYTKPIDYPFGPYADHFSEKQHKYGPFIDMAEQHAPIKQKK
- a CDS encoding MBL fold metallo-hydrolase, which translates into the protein MKIEQFEDKHLSHYSYAVLSECRNEIILIDPSRDPSAYYHFAEKHQAKIVGVIETHPHADFVSAHLEIHHKTGATIYCSKLNTPSYLFSPFDEDQTITLGKITLRAINTPGHSPDSISILLEHDGKQKALFSGDTLFIGDCGRPDLRESGGDSMAERNFLAAQMYHSLRDKLMKLSDEVILYPAHGAGTLCGKALSEANSSTIGAEKRSNWSLQEMTEADFVSALNENQPFIPFYFPFDVALNKKGAAPFEDSVSAVQIMESGENLKPNALIIDTRREDVFKKGHIEGAVNIMDGNKFETWLGSIVKPEEPYYLMAENLATLHSLIARTASIGYETQLAGGFINAVETVPDEIIDIQNFKENQNGYTIVDVRNKTERMENSIFENSINIPLGNLRERVNEIPLEQPVAVHCAGGYRSAAASSLIASVIDGKQKVLDIGEAIKDFQN
- a CDS encoding DUF983 domain-containing protein yields the protein MNKKFACCNLNYEIEPGFFIGAMYVSYVFIVAELVNAGILAFMIFGEEEQWAIIATTISPVILLFTFNYRYARTLLLHILSPIKYDESAGRNC
- a CDS encoding DUF6691 family protein, whose translation is MKFIKYILAGTLFGIIMTKSEAVSWYRIQEMFRFQSYHMYGIIGTAVVLGVIAVWLIKKFKAKDLAGNPIVFHDKDKAYIKYLLGGTIFGLGWALTGACPGPMFVNLGSGYAGMAVVILGALLGTYLYGAMKSKLPH
- a CDS encoding YeeE/YedE family protein, producing MIDFIKQPWPWYFSGSMIVLIMLILLFFGKSFGFSSNLRTMCSIAGAGRKVKFFDFKWKDQTWNLMFLIGSVIGGFVATNYLSSPSPVKLSSATISDLNQLGIKFDGGLNPTGLFSLEAMKDLKTLAILLIGGLLVGFGSRYAGGCTSGHAISGLSNLQVPSLVAVIGFFVGGLIMTFLIMPFIF
- a CDS encoding rhodanese-like domain-containing protein, whose amino-acid sequence is MNKLLQMISSFFSKGAYNLDGYHFKNEFTKSSDAVLLDVRTKPEYAPGALPSAIYIDFLGSAFSLELAKLDKAKRYFLYCRSGKRSSSAVSEMRKLGVEAFNLVGGIGTWPK
- a CDS encoding class I SAM-dependent methyltransferase; this encodes MKNEKKSHWEKVYLEKSPDQVSWTQVYPTVSMEMITGFNLDKSAPIIDIGGGDSLLVDFLLQEGYSDITVVDISSRALEKAKARLGELSGRIHWIETDIRDFVPQRSYAVWHDRATFHFLHSSEEIHSYANTAGQFTGEYLVMATFSLTGPEKCSGLPVSRYSERTLREIFREGFTEIECRPQEHTTPMQSTQDFLFCSFKKNTEQ
- a CDS encoding MBL fold metallo-hydrolase, whose protein sequence is MIIEQIYTGCLAQGAYYIESNGEAAIIDPLREVSPYMERARKNNAKIKYVLETHFHADFVSGHIDLAKESGAEIVYGPNAKPDFDFYGAKDGEVLRLGGAKIKVLHTPGHTMESTCFLVSDEQGKEIALFSGDTLFIGDVGRPDLAQKPVSELTSEMLAGYLFDSLRNKIMPLSDDIMVYPAHGAGSACGKNMSKETTDLLGNQKKTNYALRAGMSKDEFIKEVTDGLLPPPAYFPENVMMNIHGYDSFNKVIERGMQALNPDAFERVANETGAVILDTRAPEDFIKGFLPNSVNIGIDGNFAPWVGTLIPDIKHPILLITDEGRIEEVLTRLSRVGFDGAVGYLDGGVVAWKKAGQETDEIKSVCVARLAEIGKKAEVNILDVRKTKEYLSEHVEGAVNLPLDYINENLGTVDKTKTYFVHCAGGYRSVIFNSIMRSRGYHNLIDVAGGFKAIQENGCIPTTAFVCPSTLI